A stretch of the Actinopolymorpha sp. NPDC004070 genome encodes the following:
- a CDS encoding SRPBCC family protein, producing MASEKSSLLGDVGKALMKSPAVERLADEAKEYAAARGSELVDKVGGKLGGLTEKLEDQAGNPTAMTAGVKALLEGKSPLRAGMSALGQGLKNKVKGLFGGGRSGPKLINIIEDIEIGAPVSVVYDQWSQFQEFGSFMKGVEGVDAKDEVESNWRGKVWWSKRSWSARVTEQIPDRKIAWTTEGAKGTTKGVVTFHPLADDLTMLLLVMEYYPKGLFEKTANIWRAFGRRVRLDLKHFRRFVTIQGEASGSWRGEIRDGEVVREPDEDDDYRREDDYATRDRQWLDERRDDEDEDEDDADEARDDEDSDDFDEEGEDGFDDELDDEDAEDDPDDEPDDDGAYDEDDEDGFDDESDGESDDEPDDESDDESDDTSAGNGNGRGPARRRRRRAEAVR from the coding sequence GTGGCTTCCGAGAAGAGCTCCCTCCTGGGGGACGTAGGCAAGGCTTTGATGAAGAGTCCTGCCGTCGAACGCCTTGCCGACGAGGCGAAGGAGTATGCCGCCGCCCGCGGGTCGGAGCTTGTCGACAAGGTCGGCGGCAAGCTCGGTGGGTTGACCGAGAAGCTCGAGGATCAGGCCGGGAACCCCACCGCGATGACGGCGGGGGTCAAGGCGCTGCTCGAGGGCAAGTCGCCGTTGCGGGCCGGGATGAGCGCGCTCGGCCAGGGCCTGAAGAACAAGGTCAAGGGCCTGTTCGGCGGTGGTCGATCCGGACCCAAGCTGATCAACATCATCGAGGACATCGAGATCGGTGCTCCGGTCTCGGTGGTGTACGACCAGTGGTCGCAGTTCCAGGAGTTCGGCTCGTTCATGAAGGGCGTCGAGGGCGTCGACGCCAAGGATGAGGTGGAGAGCAACTGGCGCGGCAAGGTCTGGTGGTCCAAGCGGAGCTGGAGTGCCCGGGTCACCGAGCAGATTCCGGACCGCAAGATCGCCTGGACGACCGAAGGTGCGAAGGGCACGACCAAGGGAGTCGTGACCTTCCACCCGCTGGCCGACGACCTGACGATGCTCCTGCTCGTCATGGAGTACTACCCCAAGGGGCTGTTCGAGAAGACGGCGAACATCTGGCGGGCGTTCGGCCGCCGGGTCCGCCTGGACCTCAAGCACTTCCGCCGGTTCGTGACGATCCAGGGCGAGGCCTCCGGGTCGTGGCGTGGTGAGATCCGCGACGGCGAAGTGGTCCGTGAGCCCGACGAGGATGACGACTACCGTCGCGAGGACGATTACGCCACGCGGGACAGGCAGTGGTTGGACGAACGTCGGGACGACGAGGACGAGGACGAGGACGACGCGGACGAAGCCCGCGACGACGAGGACTCCGACGACTTCGACGAAGAGGGCGAAGACGGGTTCGACGACGAACTCGACGACGAGGACGCCGAAGACGATCCGGACGATGAGCCGGACGACGACGGCGCGTACGACGAGGACGACGAGGACGGGTTCGACGATGAGTCGGACGGGGAGTCGGACGACGAGCCGGACGATGAGTCGGACGATGAGTCGGACGACACCTCGGCAGGCAACGGCAACGGCCGTGGACCTGCCCGTCGCCGCCGGCGCCGTGCAGAAGCCGTTCGCTGA
- a CDS encoding HAD family hydrolase, translated as MSSAEFGPPSTSPSTAATALLVDVGGVLLLPNAALLTPVVARHGGVATEEEFLRAHYAAHNAAFPARGQLRDYYELLPRFAGVPAERLPEAVEDYRAVSRTRNMWHAPDAASKAALAEFTAEGVRVAIVSQADGRIARMLREAAMCQEGEGPGVTVDAVLDSAIVGYDKPDPRFFRAALDAVGVPCERAVHVGDTVPADVRGAQAADILAVHYDPYGDCDDPGDHEHVRTLAEVRAFLPAPVRTDPTYSSRAAG; from the coding sequence GTGTCGTCAGCCGAGTTCGGCCCGCCGTCCACGTCCCCGTCCACCGCCGCCACCGCCCTGCTCGTCGACGTGGGCGGAGTGCTCCTGCTGCCCAACGCCGCTCTGCTGACCCCGGTGGTCGCCCGGCACGGCGGTGTCGCCACCGAGGAGGAGTTCCTGCGGGCGCACTACGCCGCCCACAACGCCGCGTTCCCCGCCCGGGGCCAACTGCGCGACTACTACGAACTGCTGCCAAGGTTCGCGGGCGTACCGGCAGAGCGGCTACCCGAGGCCGTCGAGGACTATCGCGCGGTCTCCCGTACGCGGAACATGTGGCACGCGCCCGACGCCGCCTCCAAGGCGGCACTCGCGGAGTTCACGGCCGAAGGTGTGCGCGTGGCGATCGTGTCGCAGGCGGACGGGCGGATCGCCCGGATGCTGCGCGAGGCCGCGATGTGCCAGGAGGGCGAGGGCCCGGGCGTCACCGTGGACGCGGTGCTGGACAGCGCGATCGTCGGCTACGACAAGCCCGACCCGCGCTTCTTCCGGGCCGCGCTGGATGCGGTCGGCGTCCCCTGCGAGCGGGCCGTTCACGTCGGCGACACGGTGCCGGCGGACGTCCGCGGCGCCCAGGCCGCGGACATCCTGGCCGTGCACTACGACCCGTACGGCGACTGCGACGACCCCGGCGACCACGAGCACGTACGCACCCTCGCCGAGGTTCGGGCCTTCCTTCCGGCCCCGGTCAGAACAGACCCTACGTACTCGTCGCGCGCCGCTGGTTGA
- a CDS encoding MurR/RpiR family transcriptional regulator, whose protein sequence is MGSAGAKRANVDATLLERIASIRDTLTPAARRIGDVIGEDAALVARIGIEELAERTGTSTASVNRFCRMLGLAGYTELRLVLAGEAGRGGVAGPGDPDADPSGDIPADADAGATVALLASSTVHAIRRTAELLDTADLDRLAGAVAEAGQVQVFAFGGSADVAHYLAAQLTGIGVPTLTSADVHTAAAYAVTLGPNDVAIAISHSGRAVQAIELLDLARSRGATTAAVTSSAASPLAAGADVTLATTARTATYRYRGTAGRHAQLFVTDALYVRVAQRRAESARHLLDLAGAATARYQVGPERTERSKRSTRTSNPHR, encoded by the coding sequence ATGGGCTCGGCGGGGGCGAAGCGCGCGAACGTCGACGCCACGCTGCTGGAGCGGATCGCGTCGATCCGCGACACGCTCACCCCTGCTGCCCGCCGGATCGGCGACGTCATCGGCGAGGACGCGGCCCTGGTCGCCCGGATCGGGATCGAGGAACTCGCCGAACGCACCGGCACCTCCACCGCCAGCGTCAACCGCTTCTGCCGGATGCTCGGTCTCGCCGGCTACACCGAACTCAGACTGGTGCTCGCGGGCGAAGCCGGTCGGGGTGGCGTTGCCGGGCCCGGTGACCCGGACGCGGACCCGAGCGGTGACATCCCGGCCGACGCCGATGCCGGCGCGACAGTGGCCCTGCTCGCGTCGTCGACGGTGCACGCGATCAGGCGTACGGCAGAACTGCTCGACACCGCCGACCTCGACCGGCTGGCCGGCGCCGTGGCCGAGGCCGGACAGGTGCAGGTCTTCGCGTTCGGGGGAAGCGCGGACGTCGCGCACTACCTCGCCGCCCAGCTCACCGGCATCGGCGTTCCGACGCTCACCTCCGCCGACGTCCACACCGCCGCCGCGTACGCCGTGACGTTGGGACCGAACGACGTGGCGATCGCGATCAGCCACTCGGGCCGGGCCGTGCAGGCGATCGAACTCCTCGACCTGGCTCGTTCTCGCGGCGCGACCACGGCCGCCGTCACCAGCAGTGCCGCGTCCCCGCTGGCCGCCGGCGCCGACGTCACGCTGGCCACCACCGCCCGTACGGCGACCTACCGCTACCGCGGCACCGCCGGTCGGCACGCGCAGCTGTTCGTCACCGACGCGCTGTACGTGCGGGTGGCGCAGCGGCGGGCCGAGTCTGCCCGGCACCTGCTCGACCTGGCCGGTGCCGCCACCGCGCGCTACCAGGTCGGCCCCGAACGCACCGAACGCAGCAAACGCAGCACCCGCACCTCGAATCCCCACCGCTGA
- a CDS encoding DUF6528 family protein: MRVTRGILAGVSACLLAATVAGPATAATETGRTRPAPIIVTEQASDRVVVLDSTKRWANPNATLWSWQPGVDSDTGDTSTSWGLPDDARLRTGADGRQYVLVTDSYGLLASVPYPDKGPVAWSVDVGRSPNPHGIELLPDGNIAVAASNGSWIRVYTASQGRHSGTFVEAALPGAHEVWWDARLTVLWAIGDHLLVKYAVGGTPAAPTLTQQASYTLPTNWGHDLGPVPGDPDRLWLTTVYGVHQFQKSTGKFVGFPRQRELYALNIKSVGTDAATGTVLETTPKAGNPCSWCTDSVDLFVGADGTQEKVLPGAQIYRARWFDEESS, from the coding sequence ATGCGTGTGACCCGCGGCATCCTTGCCGGAGTGTCCGCCTGTCTGCTGGCCGCCACCGTCGCCGGGCCTGCCACCGCCGCCACGGAAACCGGCCGCACCCGACCCGCACCCATCATCGTCACCGAACAGGCCAGCGACCGGGTGGTGGTCCTGGACAGCACCAAGCGCTGGGCCAACCCGAACGCCACCCTGTGGTCGTGGCAACCCGGAGTCGACAGCGACACCGGCGACACCAGCACGTCCTGGGGGCTGCCCGACGACGCCCGGCTGCGCACGGGCGCCGACGGCCGCCAGTACGTCCTGGTCACCGACTCCTACGGACTGCTCGCCTCCGTGCCCTACCCGGACAAGGGCCCGGTGGCGTGGTCGGTCGACGTCGGGCGAAGTCCCAACCCGCACGGCATCGAGCTCCTGCCCGACGGCAACATCGCGGTGGCCGCCAGCAACGGCAGCTGGATCCGCGTCTACACCGCTAGCCAGGGCAGGCATTCGGGCACCTTCGTCGAGGCGGCGCTGCCCGGTGCGCACGAGGTGTGGTGGGACGCGCGGCTGACGGTGCTGTGGGCGATCGGCGACCACCTGCTGGTGAAGTACGCCGTGGGCGGTACGCCGGCGGCGCCCACCCTGACCCAGCAGGCGTCGTACACCCTGCCGACCAACTGGGGCCACGACCTCGGCCCGGTGCCCGGCGACCCCGACCGGCTGTGGCTCACCACGGTCTACGGCGTCCACCAGTTCCAGAAGTCCACGGGGAAATTCGTCGGCTTCCCCCGTCAACGTGAGCTTTACGCGCTCAACATCAAGAGCGTGGGAACGGATGCGGCCACCGGCACGGTGCTGGAGACGACGCCGAAGGCCGGCAACCCGTGCAGCTGGTGCACGGATTCGGTGGACCTGTTCGTCGGGGCGGACGGGACGCAGGAGAAGGTCCTTCCCGGCGCCCAGATCTACCGGGCTCGCTGGTTCGACGAGGAGAGCTCCTGA